Sequence from the Pecten maximus chromosome 8, xPecMax1.1, whole genome shotgun sequence genome:
TTATACAattgttatgtattgtttgacctcttgttacacacttaagtgtgtcagagcagagacctatatactataggtctctggtcagggtgaaataaaaatcttgaaatcttgaaaaTCTTGAATCCCAAGACACGTGTGTCATAACAtacattgtgacgtcatagtaaAATATATTGCGTCACAGGATTGGTTGGGTATATACGGAAACGGATTCTCATAAATTGTAGTTATACggttataattaatttttctttgttttcacggtaaatactcaaatgtcattggtcgaaaaattcttttcattcttctatgaaagaaattccgagaatggcgcgaaaaatgtgacgtcacaatacgacaattgacgttgcgtattgatttgagaaaaagaatcccatttcaaaaaaccagtaaaattgtacataaaacatgttttaaattagaaaattatgttcaaaaatcaattataagcgttgatgtcaattattttttagtttcattggcGTATGacacaaattttgtttgcaaacttctgtaagaatccgctacgcggattcatacagtttaacgagtttaataaattccatattaaATAGCCACGTATGTAACATCCTCTATTAGATCTATAGCATGTTGAAAATAACTGCTAGAGTAAGGTTACAGATGTAATGACAACATCTCTGAGCGACAATATCGAATGAATGCTCAATAAGAATAAATTGATAGATGAGTGGAGTATACAATAATGTAGTCAGGGACGGCTATACTATTTGTAAACGTGGAAACTGATAAGAATGGAATACAATAAGCTAAAGCTGAGATCTAGAACGCGctgtaaaacacatttttatatacTTCCCTAAATTACAAAGCCCTTTCATGTTACCCGCAGACAGCTGGACAAGTTTATATGAAGATGGACTGTTCCAGtaataatttttcaatgttttttttgcGATTATCTTTGTAGTAGGGACATGCACGTATTAGTGAGAAATGAAACCCGTCCTCTTCCTGGTTTTGGTCACAATAATGACAGATTCTATTCGTCCTCGGAATATTACGATACCACCTTCTTCTACATAGAGCTGTTGAGACGAAAGTCGTACTTTCGAAATAGGtttgagatatatatatgtactagaCTTTGTCAAGTAAAAATGTAACGTATACCTATCAATAAGGAATTGATACAAAAATGATTCTGATGATAATTCATTTCTTGCTTGAATCAATTTATCTTATCTATCAGACGCTGCTTAAACGTATGTAAAACGCCCtttcattatcaacataatGAGTAAACCAAGTCAAGAATACTGTAATAGATTTCTAACTTGACAACGCCAATAACAGTTTCTGTGTTAAAATCATACGGGAGCATATCAGGCTCACATTGGAATATGTTTTTCTTGCGTGCGAAAATATTTATCTGGCGACCGCCACTTAATTATCTTGGGACCGCCACTTAATTATCTTGTGACCGCCACATTATCATATCTGGCGACcgcaacttttttttatctaatatcCAGATATTCAAGTAGCGGCCACCAGATACAATATTTTCGCGTGCAAGAAAAACATATTCCAATGTATTCCGTAcatgctggatgtcttcggcagcatatatgcttcagtgagatagcactataaagtctaCATCGGTTTCGCGCTACCACAAGGGGAAAAACACGAAGATACTTAAAGCCTTCCAGatcgccacacgcatgcagtCCGCACACTTAGGAgaccgtctttaaatgaccatatTTGTTGATAAGACGTTAAAAATACACAACCATTCACAGTGATTAAGTCTCACGGTTGATGGTCTATTACTTTAAACTCGAAGGTACTGGCGGgattttttataattaaagctCGTGACCTTGGGGCATGGAATGGAAACAGCTATGACATTTTTATGGCCCATACATTGAAACCAGAATGACAACAAAGAATTTTGCTAGGATTTCTTTAAATGGCAAGCGTTTGAACTGACGAATCTGATTTGAAACTTTGGTGAGAATGTTACGGGGAACTACGGACTGTTCCAGCACACATGATGCATGAATATGTCAAGATTATAGTACAGCATATGCTCGCAACTAAGAAAAGCCGATCTAATGAGTATTTCCAATGTCTTACCTCATTTTATGAATTTAAAACAACACTGGTGTCACCGTACAGCGTATTGATAAGAAACTTGTATACGTCATGAATACCAGGTGACAAACGTTTatagtgacaaaaaaaaaatatacaactaCAACATCTATCAATATCAAAAAACAATACGAGAATCTGTTGAAATGCACAAAAATGAACATAGCACCGATCTTCTGCCTTGTCACACGGATCTTCTAACAGGTCAAACAGATATTCTAACACGTCATACGAATCTACTTATATGTCACACGGATCTTCTTACATGTCACACGGATCTTCTAACAGGTCAAACGGATCTCCTAACATGTCGTACGGATCTTCTAACATGTCACACGGATCTCCTTTGTTATTTTGAAAGTGACTGGGAATTCAAAATGACCCACAATTGAcatttgttatctctatttcttgCAAAATGCTAAATTAATTAGAGATgtatatttcttaaatttgataaaattaccTCGTTGCAGTTTGAGTTTAATTGTGATCATTATCTCTCAGGAAATTCTTCTCGGACCTTTCTCAGATTTCACTTTTATAGGTTATACGTTTTAGATCTCTTGTAGGGTCTCTTTTTTATCAGGCTGAATAATGAAGAAGAACAGAAGAAAAAAGAGGAGAAAAATCAGAGTTGAATAGAACCAATAAGGTCTCGTAATTAAACTATGTTAGCCAAGATTCCTCCAGAATGCCTTTCCTTACCGTACAGCCTAGGATTTCAATATCGTTTTAAATGGACTTTGCCGAATTTGTTTTGATAAGTAGTGTTGGGCGTTCGAAATAGCGGATTTTAATTTTGGAGTATCGGGCGTCCGGACTAAAGGGCATTTTGTCAGAGAAACAGAATTTTATGATGATTTTCTTTTCAATGCGTCTGTGGGAGGTCGATCCTTATTTAATAAAGGACCACCTCTGAACTTGACATGTCCAAACGACAGCGGTACACGAAATTGGCCTCGTGGATGATCGGGCTTTTCGACCATAGCTTTGTTTTTCCACGGAAAAGTCCGAGTGGTTTTCCGATTCCCCCCGGGGCAATTATGTCGAAGACAGCATATATATGTGCACCGTCGGCggtgtatattgtgtatttgaACCATACGTACGTCACTATATGCACCGACGTGCGTCATCTTCATCATGAGCCATGTTAATGACAGGGCGACAACCAGTTGATTCTAAGCCTGAGAAATTTATTCACAAGTTCGTATCATACGATGTGCGCTTTCAAGGCATCGGACCATGGTGGTATTTAGAGGATCCCGTGCAGGAGCCCGTtgtatagcccgagtttcctcttgccctgGCACCATGTCCGGCGTTTCTCTGGCCTTGTCACCATGTCCGgtgtttcctctggccctgacaccatgtgtggccagaggaaactcggccTAAAGAGACGACCAATTGTGGGGCATCCCTGCAGGTTCGGGatggtttttttcttcttttcgtGTGACATTGGAGACAAGAATGATGTCCGCTGTATCACACTCCATTTTTATCGTAGAAGGCGACTAAAAGTGCCCAGCACCCACCCTCCCTGAAGAATCGGAGATTTTATTTGGTGTCTTCTATTTAGGCGGCAGAAGTGAGTAGCAAAAAATCTGGCTTCGCTGCAACAGGAAGAGACAAAAAATAAATCTTCTGTCACCATTGCAACATTTGTTTCTTTCCTCGTTGtctttctgtgttgtgttttcTTCTATATGAATATCACTGACAACCTTCCTGTATGACCCTGCCCTGGCTGTTTAAAGGACGTTTATCACCTAAAACAAAACGAACGGGCCACATTTGTACATCTAGCCACTGCATGTTCTGAAGTATTGATGACTGATCAAGGAAGTTAATGATTGTATTAAAGGGCGACGCTCGAGTCACCAAAACGGAAATTCTAATTTCCTCAACAGGTCATGCAGGAAACAATTGACGAATATGACGTAAAACTCTAGTACATACCGGGAATGAAGAATTGGAGGCAAGGGAAGAGAACAAAACCAAAAGCAGTAGTGTTTGTCAATATCCTAGAACACTCCAGGGAGGCGCCATTTATACCGACAAACAAAGCGAGGGAAGAATTATTGACGGGGAAAGTATAGTCCATAATTCCCAAGCCTGAAATGTCTGGGGAATGCTGCAACTCCCGGACAGCTATAGCACTCAATGAATGCTGGAATCTCAGATGAAAAATATGACGGCAACAACAAAAAGTCCCGGTCATACAGCGAGATAAACACTGAGTCCAATAGTAAACATATATGTGAAACGACTACATTTACACAAGGAATTCCAACGTCTTTATGGACACCCGCAACTGATGTAACTGTAGAATCTACCATCGTTTATCATGAATTGTGTCTCAATGGCAGTTCCACATTCAATCCACACCTCACCAACCAAATGACAAGATCTAAAGCGTCCAGATTAACCCATTTGTCTGTAGAAAACATTCACTCCATCTAAGCAGTTTATGTACAGTTCAAGTTTGTAGAGGGGATAATTGTAAGACACCTCGTCAATTTATGTCTTACGTAAAATCCAAGTAAATGACATCGGCATTGTGATCTAGTGAAGAATGAGTAGGTTTCGTCTCTGACTATTCTCTACATTATTTTGACGGACTGGATGTATATATAGCCATTTccagaacttttttttttttttttaatttgtatgaCTATGGCGAGttataccgcagcctcccaaaacacacattcgtTTACCACACGTATACATCTCGCACACACACGGGAAGtcgtctttaaatgaccatagACATTAAACGAAATTaaatcacaggcgtctgcttttGTTTAGTATTCATTAGGCGAAGAAAGATAACTCTTGTTGTAAGTCATCGTGCGCaatgttttcgtttttgcggtccaaacaTATGGATGAAAGTTAACACCGACAGGAAGAGACCGACATAGGCCTATATATCAATAAAGGTTGGACAAACCATTACAAATAAGATGACGAACATGTCGAACAATTAGTGTGGTATTTTGAAACTCTGAGACACCGTTGTCAGCTGATAAAAAGCACTTATTTGTGTGAAGATATGAGTACTAAATAAGTATGGAAAAATCTGTCTAGAGATCACAAAGCAGATTATGCAAGGTTAATTGTCTGAATAAGCCATGTGGCCGTTTTCGTTTCTGCGGTACAAACGGTTAGACCGcttggaccggtgttgttcgtttatgaaataaagacggacatagtgattttatattgttttcagacgagccttgacacagacttccaaggcctgtattaacatttacaGGTCCGACAAGATATagtgtttgaaatattatatttaaaactgacgaaccggtttgtccgcataaacgagCAGGATCTATATTTCAGCACTTGTACCATTGCCCAAGCGACGTATTTATGCTGAGTTGAGGCACGCATCATATTACAGcattaaaaaaagtaaaaaaataaataaaaaataaaccatGACTCAGCGTTTTAATCGTATTGTCACGATCGGGAAAAGACTAGTCTATGGATAAGAGATGACATTATCAAATTGTTTACTTTTTTCTGATCTATTTTAGGCCTATTTTATAATGTCAATATcgacaaaaaaaattaaacaagcACGGTAGAGAGTGCAATATTTACAATAAGGAGTCTAAGGCAGATCTCTGTGGAAATCTTACAGCAAAAGTTTTCATAGCACGGAGACATTCGTTTAAAAAACTACAGACGCTATATTGTCGACAGCGTTATGTTTTGTccttattattttgttgaataTTGGAGAAATATATGCGTTAAGGAGGTCAAATGTTTATCTATCATCCTTTATATATGTAGGTGAAGAATATGTGTGGTGCAGATGATAACATTTTGCTTATCACAACTAGTATTGAGTTTTATGTGTGACGCTTTGGTGACTACAATCTGTCAGATATTTCATTTCGAAAAGTgagaaacaaaaatgtttttgtgataAAATGTCTCAATAATTAACTACAGAAAACATGATACGCATATCTGATGTATGACGTATACATATCAATTTTAGTCATTAAGTTGTGAAATTCTTGATAACATTATATCGTAGTTAATTAATCCTACGTTCATATAACTTCACCATTCATGTTACTTCCGCAGTCTTCCGGTCAAATCATGTCCTACAGTAGTTATGCGGGCTTTTAGCGCAACCTCGATCGTCTGTCATTAAGTTTTAAAATAGTCTGGCTGAATTAGACGCTTCATCACAGCGTGATAAGCATAGACGAAAGTGTCTGGTTGATCGAGACTATTTGGAAAGTGCACGTGTGTATGTTTACCCCATTAACCGGCATCAATGCTAAGGTGGTTTCGATAAACACTCAAGAGACGTGAAGATATCAGGATGGCCCAATTAAGCGAAGCGCAATTGAAGGAAATCCAGGAACTAGAACTAGTTATTTCTCAAGATATGTTTCAAAGGTAAATATTATTGCGTTGGACATGTTCCGTCGACCTTTCGTTCGACCCTTTGACAAACAGTGTCGTCAGCTTCAGAACCTGCACAACTGTTAAAGTCAAATACTGAGTAGTCGGTCATATCAATCAAAATCAAGTGTTTATTATGGTCACCTAGACAGACTACCTGATAGGCAATcaagtagcccgagtttcctctggcccctgACACCACGGGCTAgcaatcaaaatgaaataaattttgtcaCCAACAGACCCTTAACAGACCAATCATATGTGATTGTTCTGTATACTGTTACTGATATAGgttgtattataattaaaaataatataaataaataaataaaaataaaaaagagtAAAAGTGAAATAGTGAATGGTAATTTGCTCCAAGTCCCTGTGGAGtgaaatataacacacacaAGATCAGTTGTgaccagtaaaaaaaaaattaaaggtaTACGTATAATTCAAATGAACAGTATATCATGGAACAGTTGTATAGAGTTATAATAGCCAATAAGAAGAAGAAATGGTTAGAGTATCAGTAATATCAGTCATCAGGCCTCTcataagttatataacacagttatgtTTCTGGACCTCATTGTTTATTTTACTTTCCCCACAATCCCGAAATTTGCTtcagaaaaatataaaacatattgattTTGTGTCCTTTATGATTGATGTACCTCTTTAGTATCAGTCTAGATTTCAGAGGTTTTTGGCTGGCGTTACAGCCTACAGGTTATGAGGTTTTCCTTTCCTAATGCATTTAGTACccatatttcattaaatatggTAGCatatcaatttttgttttgtgtcaTTGGAGTTAAAAAAACTGGTTGAAGAAGTTGGTAAACTACCAATGGTAGTGTAGTAGAACTGGTTTGTGGTGAACGATACGATTGCCAGCTGGTAGCTTGAACAGTTAAGAGTGTCCATCGAGAGTTGAAGGTCTTGTGTTCGAGTCAAAATGTGGTTGGTGCATTTTCCTGTCCTGTACAAAACttcatattttaatatatattattattataaacttCAGTTTGACCTTGGTTAAATCATACATTAACCTCAGTTTGACCTTGGTTAAATCATACATTAACCTCAGTTTGACCTTGGTTAAATCATACATTAACCTCAGTTTGACCTTGGTTAAATCATACATTAACCTCAGTTTGACCTTGGTTAAATCATACATTAACCTCAGTTTGACCTTGGTTAAATCATACATTAACCTCAGTTTGACCTTGGTTAAATCATACATTAACCTCAGTTTGAGCTTGGTTAAATCAGTTTAATCATACATTAACCTCAGTTTGACTTTGGTTTAATCATACTGGTAAcatgctggagtgaaggtaAGATTGGTTGAATGAATGACCTTTTCCAATTtgcaaggtcacaggggtcatatgtgttaaaatatttaaaatgtgacttctatatatataaccaatagaccagagacctgatatttggcatGTAGCTTGACAGGATGaggggctaccaagtttgttcaaatgaattactttGGCTTACATCAAGGTCCCAGggggtcaaataagctaaaatctttaaccaacttcttctcaataaccaaaagatCCAGAGACCCGATATTTGGACTGTATCATGCCGGGGTAAAGGACTataaagtttgttgaaatgaatgacttGACTgactttcaaggtcaaatgggcAAAGGTATCTGAATCTTGAGCCAGTAGTATTCATAAAGGGCTACTATCCGAAGTATCCTTTATTGAAATGAATGAAGTGGTAATCTAGCTGACTCAGCTTAGCATCGGCATAAATGACCTTCACTTAGATCAGTAAGATGCATTAGAAGCAGGTGTGCCATACAGGCCCAGTGAACCTcttgtttcatatttttatttgtttgtttcagGGCATCAAATGTGTGTTTGAAGAAATGTATACCACCAAATGGCAACATCACAGAACTGAGCAAAAATGAAGCTGTGTGCATTGACAAATGTATAGCAAAATACTTGGAAATCCAGGAAGTGAGTAGCAAAAAACTAGCTTCTCTACAACAGGAAGAAATGGCAAAATATGAAGCAATCAATCAAGCTGGACAAGCACCAAAGTGATGATAGTCTGTGTGGAAATTAGGAAATCAGAAAACATTTTTGTCAACGGTACAAGAGAGGTCTCGCTTTGTACTGGCAAACTGTCAGTATGGTTGCCATAGTACAATCAAAGGTATACCACAGGGATTGCCACTTGCCTAGTGGAAGGTGACGTTCAGGGAGAGAAAATTCTCAATTCTAGAACAATGACATTAAGGATGAAAATTATTGATGTTATTAAAACTTTATGAATTGTGAATTTAACTTTACCTGATTGGTACAAactttttaaatgaaattttatattttagagAGAAAACAACTTACTGGTATCATATTTATATTGCATTTATAAAAGGGAACAACGTAATGACATCTGATTGGACGAAAGGAGTGGGCTTATAACAAGCCTGTGAAATTGTATTTGTTGGTGTTTTGTATTAAACTGCGATAAAGGTGTGTTATCTATcgtcagaaaaatatcaaattttttattaataattaagCAGTTTTAATTACAGTAAGGAAATGTGTAATTGAGTTGCAGATTGAATGCTGATGAACACAGGAACTTTGCATAAATTATGTACTGTATGTGTTCATGTATTATATGGACTTTGAATTGTGAATTTGTGACATGTACCTGTGTTGATGATGATCAAGATCTGCTTCCGGCCCCTCTTAATTTTAGTCACTACATGTGCTGAGGTTTAGATCGTGATGTTAGAATTGTTTCTACTTGAACCAGTGAGCAAGCAACAATTCAAGGATGATGGAAACATGACCTCAACTTCTGAAGAGCTGGAAATATTAACCTTAACATAACTGGGTGAATGTTTTATGGTTGAAATACACAACACCCTATAAATATTCAACCCCTCTAACTACTATCCAAAACAGCATACACgtaaatttacaaaatttacagTAAACTGTATTATGAAATTATCTAGCCTATTTTACAAGCTTGActatgcatatacatgtagatagatATTATCTAAATTAGATATACATACTagtatatgaaatattatggaagataaacattttatattacactGGTCCAATGTTCACTGTATAAAAGGGAATGCTAATTATGCatttaacattgatgtttaaaGGTAATTCCATGTTATGATTCTTAAGTATATcatgttttgataaatatatggCATGGCTTAAGTTATCTAAATCtatttcatcaaattatttTGGCTTTAACTTGAATgaaagtttcataaaattttgatttgaaCAACTGCCATTTCTTGATTCATTATGCAAACTATTTTATTAAATGATGGTGTGCTGTCGTGATAGTTCACTCAGAAGATgacaaatatttaataaataaacgaCTTTCAATCTTTGAACTCTAATGGTTATATTCTTGattagttatctccctttgtagaGATCTGTGAATTTAACCCCAGGAATTTCGAGAATGACAACTTGTCCAACAAAGCCTTGACATACAGTGTGTGTGATGGCTTAGATTCATACTAAGCTCCAAACTTAAGAAAGATTTATATTTATCAACCGAGACAAAATTTCAAGTGACTGATTGCTGTTTGTCTAACATCATTAGTCATCTGTCAGTAAAAAatgggcattttttttttacttcttcTCACTAACCCCTTAAACAATCTGACTAAATTTCGTAGAAAACTCCCTTGGCCAAAATTACACAAAGCTGTGAATTACATATGGTCCCTTTGAAATAAAGGTACCATATTTATAAGAGaaggcttttttttttactgaaaagGCACCGAATTGGTCCTTAATATGCTCAagttttattgtaaagtcaTAATTGATTACTGgatattgattttgtattgCCTCCTATAAATACCAATGGTCATGATCATGTAATGATGGGGAATATTGGGTAAACATTAATTCATAATGGTTGATAATGCTATTTCAATGTtatacttggtttggtttgtttttgtttaacttcctattaacagccagggtcatttaaggacgtgccaggttttggaggtggaggaaagctggagtacccggagaaaaaccactgccctatggtcagtacctggcaactgcaatgttatacaaaatacattaaaaatagTCTCAAAACACTAAATGGATGTAGGAAAGTTTTCCTTTGTTTTCATCATTTACTTTATTAGTTTGTTAATGAACTTGCTCATCAATTCTACTAGTCTGAAAATATACCAATCATAATATCTCTGGCTTCCCAAATACATGAGAAAGAAATTCACAAAATTCAAATATGAACTTTCACTTCCAGTCTATTCATTGAtcaaatatcaattataattaaaatCAGCACATACCACATCTACAGTCAGAAACCAATTTATTATCATAGATGTTAATTAagtgtaaaaatataaaattaacaattgtaaacataaaatgtatatatgtatacatatgatatTGAATAAGCCTTAAATGATCATATGATCAGATCTGaccaatttcattttttctctcTCTGCTGAATATAAagtattgtaaaatatacagaaCAGATTAGACTATGataagaaatataattataacaatatGCAATATGAAATTCACTTTGAAAATTTGCAAAACAAGTTAATTAAACTGGAACTAATCCTATTGGTCCGGATGGAAGCATGCAAAGGGTCATATATACTGTGGGGGAAACCTGGGCACTGAAGAAAACTCGGATAGCTCTTCTGACAGTTTTTAAAATATGAGTGCCATTTCCACTGACCACCTAACTAGGcacagtgttatcatacatggTTACTATAGTAATACAAACATGGAGTCATCAAATTCCAAGATTTCTTCAAGAAGAATTTTCAGGGACAGTGATCAGGGCCGTTTTCGTTTCTGCGGTCCAGACGGTTATATACCACTTGGACCAGTgttgttcatttatgaaataaagacagacctggtgattttatattgttttcagacgagccttgacaaagacttccaaagcctgtattaacatttgcaggtccgtcaagataaatgtttgaaatattacatttaaaaactgatgaAACGTTAACGGTTTGTCTGCATAACTGAACAGGCCCCATGCTTGTCTGGTGAAAATTGTGATTGTTAAAATACTGATGATAGTAAAAATGcatttatgattttttattaGATTTCTGCGAAtgaacaataaatatatttgtttcatagtggtatatctaacaatgaaatataacatgtaaacaatacttCTTCACAGTTTACTTGGCTATTGCACTAAAACTATCACAGTTGTTACAGAGTAAATGTCAGGACTAATTAAAGAGCGCCCCAATCAATCTGCAACAGTAAATACTTATAAGTATTAATTTGTCAATATTGATTGCTCCAATGGAGGCCGTCAAATAtcaatgatgatgatatttcatAGATCAGACCTTCATGAAGTGTAAATTTAATGACTTCTTCATCATATGTCTTCTTGATTTAACATGAAGATTCCGTTACACCTGTTCATAGTTAGTGTGATATACATAACAGATGCGGTTAACACGCTAGATTATAATTTAAATGTGAAAACTCAAAAGTCTAGATAGAGGCTACtagtttgtttatgaaataaggatACACCTAGTAATCTTATACTTTTTGACACACTGACTTAATTTAAAAAGACTTCA
This genomic interval carries:
- the LOC117332724 gene encoding mitochondrial import inner membrane translocase subunit Tim10-like, which gives rise to MAQLSEAQLKEIQELELVISQDMFQRASNVCLKKCIPPNGNITELSKNEAVCIDKCIAKYLEIQEVSSKKLASLQQEEMAKYEAINQAGQAPK